A portion of the Lolium rigidum isolate FL_2022 chromosome 1, APGP_CSIRO_Lrig_0.1, whole genome shotgun sequence genome contains these proteins:
- the LOC124683534 gene encoding heavy metal-associated isoprenylated plant protein 28-like — protein MTIVEMQMSIDCDGCEDNVRKALLRLQGVHYVDVDRARDKVTVTGTASQKKVLRAARRTGKLAVLWPSAYNPEYHHQHHHAYAQPAAYHHQQLKPAAAAHAHRYYNSVPHGSNGGGGKGTSSYNYHVHGYYDSDLHGHYGHEQHVAAGSYFSDENPHACSIM, from the exons ATGACG ATCGTGGAGATGCAGATGAGCATCGACTGCGACGGCTGCGAGGACAACGTGAGGAAGGCCCTCCTGAGGCTTCAAG gcGTGCACTACGTGGACGTGGACAGGGCGCGGGACAAGGTGACGGTGACTGGCACGGCGAGCCAGAAGAAGGTGCTGCGCGCGGCGCGGCGTACCGGGAAGCTCGCCGTGCTGTGGCCGTCCGCCTACAACCCGGAgtaccaccaccagcaccaccacgcctACGCGCAGCCGGCGGCGTACCACCACCAGCAGCtcaagcccgccgccgccgcccacgcgcaCCGCTACTACAACAGCGTGCCGcacggcagcaacggcggcggcggcaagggcaCCAGCTCGTACAACTACCACGTCCACGGCTACTACGACTCGGACCTCCACGGGCACTACGGCCACGAGCAGCATGTCGCCGCGGGGAGCTACTTCAGCGACGAGAACCCCCACGCCTGCTCCATCATGTGA
- the LOC124657598 gene encoding arogenate dehydrogenase 2, chloroplastic-like codes for MASSLRHFAHSPAGGSGSTAVASTPSLLRRFSPDFCTFADLRPIRPVAATPKPARPAEQEQEQYAAAGTDEEPPVPATNPPEPGAAPALRVGIIGFGNFGQFIARGIQRQGHAVLASSRSDYSDYCSAHGIRFFRSLDALCEEQPDVLLVCSSILSTESVVRAIPFGKLRPDTIVADVLSVKQFPRNLLLEILPPEFGIVCTHPMFGPESGKHGWNALPFVYDKVRIAEEGDQKAKCEQFLSIFEREGCRMEEMSCAEHDRHAAGSQFITHTIGRVLAQLDLKSTPINTKGYETLLQLTKNTASDSFDLYYGLFMYNVNATEQMEKLDRAFEQVKQMLYGRLHDVLRKQIVERVPVPGAPSLRPREARNNCAEETNHISQVADVHTFSQAAFSTAK; via the exons ATGGCTTCCTCCCTTCGCCACTTCGCCCACTCcccggccggcggcagcggcagcaccgCCGTCGCCTCGACACCCAGTTTGCTGCGCCGCTTCAGCCCCGACTTCTGCACGTTCGCTGACCTCCGGCCGATCAGACCGGTCGCCGCGACCCCCAAGCCCGCCAGACCCGCCGAGCAGGAGCAAGAGCAgtacgccgccgccggcaccgacgAGGAGCCTCCGGTACCGGCGACGAACCCGCCAGAGCCCGGAGCGGCGCCGGCGCTCCGTGTCGGGATCATCGGGTTCGGCAACTTCGGGCAGTTCATCGCCAGGGGCATCCAGCGGCAGGGCCACGCCGTGCTGGCCTCCTCCAGATCCGACTACTCCGACTACTGCTCCGCCCACGGGATTCGCTTCTTCAG GAGCCTGGATGCGCTGTGCGAGGAGCAGCCGGACGTGCTGCTGGTGTGCAGCTCTATCCTCTCCACGGAGTCCGTCGTCCGCGCCATCCCCTTCGGCAAGCTCCGCCCCGACACCATCGTCGCCGACGTGCTCTCCGTCAAGCAGTTCCCCCGCAACCTGCTCCTCGAG ATTCTACCGCCGGAGTTCGGGATCGTCTGCACGCACCCCATGTTTGGGCCGGAGAGCGGAAAGCATGGCTGGAATGCGCTCCCCTTCGTCTACGATAAGGTTCGCATTGCGGAGGAAGGAGATCAGAAGGCCAAGTGCGAGCAGTTCTTGAGCATCTTTGAGAGAGAG GGATGTCGAATGGAGGAGATGTCATGTGCAGAGCATGATCGCCATGCTGCGGGAAGTCAGTTCATCACACACACCATTGGGAG GGTCTTGGCGCAGCTAGACCTCAAGTCCACACCGATCAACACCAAGGGTTACGAGACCCTCCTGCAACTT ACGAAGAACACAGCAAGCGACAGTTTTGATCTATACTATGGGCTCTTCATGTACAATGTAAATGCCACGGAGCAG ATGGAAAAATTGGACAGGGCATTTGAGCAGGTGAAGCAGATGCTGTATGGCAGGCTCCATGATGTGCTAAGAAAGCAGATTGTAGAGAGGGTCCCCGTCCCAGGGGCCCCTTCATTGAGACCAAGAGAAGCCCGGAACAATTGTGCAGAAGAGACGAATCACATATCTCAGGTTGCTGATGTACATACATTTTCCCAAGCGGCTTTCAGCACAGCAAAATAA